TGGCCTTGGCAACGGCAGAGATGTCTGCCACGCCGCCTTCAGCCGCCCATTCCTGGATGGCCGGGCCCTTGATCTGTGCAGCTGCAGGCGGGTTGCCCGACACCACGCGCGACTTCAGCACGGTCATGGCATTGTCACCAGCACCACCAGCCACCGCGAAATCTTTCCAGGTGTGGCCCTTGGCCTGCATCATCTTCTTCAGTTCAGCCACCGATTTGGCCTCACCACCGGAGGTCCACCAGTGCAGCACTTCCACTTCACCAGCCACCGCTGCACCAGCAGCACTCACTACACCAGCTACGGTCAGGGCTTTGAGCAGGGTTTTCAGTTTCAGCGACACGTCTCTTCTCCTTACAGGAAAAATTTATAGGTGACAGACAAATTGGTGTTGCTGCCTGTTACAGCACGCCAATTGCTGCTCACTATAGACAGCTACCTTACAGAAGTAAATAGCTTTTGTAAGTTTTGAGTAAGTTTTTTGGAGGCACACGGTAAGCAAATGCACATACAAATGACAGCACACCGTCAGCTCCGCGCTGAAGCTGGCTTCCAATGGCTACACGCAAGCGCCTACTTGCGGGCAATCACCAGCAAGCCGCTGACAATCAAGGCAGCGCCCAGCAGCATGCGCACGCTGATCTGCTCTCGCAGCAGCAACCAGGCCAGCAGCATGGCCACCACGACACTCCCCTTGTCGATCAGGGCCACGGTGGCCACATCACCGGCCTTCAGCGCCTTGTAATAAAACACCCAGGAAATGGCGGTGGTCACACCCGACAGGCCCAGCCACAGCAGATTACGCCCATGCAAGGTCTGCCAGCTGGACAGTGGTACCGCTTGCGCGGCAAACAGCAGAATGAAGAGGGCGACAAACAGCGTACGCACGGTCAAGCCCAGCTCCGCCGAGATGCCCTGTAACCCTTGCTTGGCGACCACAGAAGTAAAGCCCGCAAAAAACATGGATACCACGGCATAGCCCACCCAGCGCTCCATGTTCACCCTCCTTCCCATTGCACTGCATCACAGGCGTTTGGACTTACCGACCGGGTACCAGGCCAGGCATGACCATTGCAGCCATCCTGCATTCAAGCCAGCAATCAGTCCGCCTCCAGCGGGAAACGGACCTGCACCCGCAAGCCGTGCGGCACCACATCCTGCAGCAGCACTTCGGCGGCATGACGGCGGGCGATTTCCTGTACGATGGCCAGGCCCAGTCCGCAACCATTACCCGTTTGCACCCCTCGATAGAAGCGCTCGAACACGCGCTCCTTGTCCGCTTCGGCGATGCCCGGTCCGTCATCCTCCACTTCAACCACGGCCTTGTCGCCCTCCCGACGCAAGCGGACGGTCACCGTACCGTTTTGCCCAACATAGCGGTTGGCATTATCGATCAGGTTCAGCAGCAACTCGCGCAACAGCGCACTATTGCCCGCAATGTGCACCGCCTCCGCCCCGACCTCGCACCCCAGATCCACCCCGGCCTGCAAGGCACGGGGTACAGCCTCGGCGGTCACTTCCCGTAACAGCTTGCCCAGCTCCACCGGTGCCCGCAGCAAGGCATGCTCCTGCTCAGGCTCTGCCCGGGCCAGCGTCAACAGCTGGTTGACCAGGTGAATGCTGCGGGTGGCACTGGTATGCACCCGCTGCAAGCGCTCGCGCAGCTGGGCAGGGTCAGTTTCCTGCATGGCCAGTTCAGTCTGTGATTTCAGCCCTGCCAGCGGCGTGCGCAGCTGGTGCGCAGCATCGCCGATAAAGCGGCGCTGCACACTGATACTGTGGTTGACGGCGCCCAGCAGGGCATTCAGCGCCTCGGCCAGCGAGCGCACCTCGTCCGGCGCGCTGTGCAATTCGATTGGTGCCAGATCTTGCGGGTTGCGATTCTCGACCTGCCGGCGCAGGCGCCGCAAGGGGTTAAGGCCACGGCTGATCCCGCTCCACACCAGCACGCTGGTCAGGCCCATCAGGATGGACAGGGGCACCACGGTGGCGTACAGAATCTCGCGCGCCAGCTCTTCCCTCGCCACCACCCCCTTGGCCACCTGCACCAGCAGCAACTGCGGCTGTTTAACCGAGCCATAGTTGAGGTACAACGCCGCCACGCGGACGGTCAGGCTGCCCAGTTTGCCATCGTAAAAGAAGGGATCATTCAGGTGCACGCTCTGGCGTGACGGTACCGGTGGCAAATTACGGTTGCCCAGGATAAAACGGCCCGGAGGGGTGCTGACCATGTAGTACACCCGGTCATCCGGGTCTTCTTCCAGAATCTGCTGTGCCGCCTTGGGGAAGTCAATATACAGGCCGCCGCCCAGCGGCTGCACCTGCCGGGCCAAGGCTTTACTGGATTGCCACAGGCTGCGGTCAATCGCGATATTGGCGTAGCGCAAGGCCACGTTGTAGCTGACCCAAGCCCCCGCCACCCACAGTACCAGCTGAGGCAGCAGCAACCAGATCAACAGCAGCCGCCGCAAGGACAGCTTCCTGGGCCCCAGATTGGCTTTGGCCCAGCGCTGGGTCACGCTTCGCTGCCCTGCTGTTCCAGCAGATAACCCAAGCCGCGTATGGTGCGGATACCAACATGGCAGGGTTCCAGTTTCTTGCGCAGCCGGTGGATATAGACCTCGATGGCGTTCAGCCCCACCTCGCTCGGCTCTTCGGTCAAGCCTTCCGCGATCTGTTCCTTGGTCACCACCCGGTCACGCCGGGAGATCAGGATGTCCAGCACCGCCAGCTCGCGAGCCGACAGATCCAGCGGGGTACCCGCGTACCAGGCGCGTTGCGCAGCGCGGTCCAGCATCAGTTCGCCAAACTGCTGAGCAGAAGGCGGTAGGATATGGCTGCGACGCATCAAGGCGCGCAAGCGGGCTTCCAGCTCGGGGAATTCGAAGGGTTTGGCCAGGTAATCATCCGCACCCGCGTCCAGCCCGGCCACCCGGTTGTCCAGCCCGTCCAGCGCGGTGAGCAGCAGAATGGGCAGCGAGGGCTTGAGCATGCGAACCCGCCGCAGCAGGGTGAGTCCATCCAGCGAGGGCAGGCCAATATCCAGAATGGCGAGGTCAAACTCTCCATTCAGCAAGCGCCGCTCAGCCACCGCGCCATCGGTCTCCCACTCCACCGTAAAGCCATGCTTGCCCAGACCGGTGCACAGCGCGTCCGCCAGGATGGTGTCGTCTTCTGCAAGAAACAGGCGCATGCCGCTCTGCCCGGTCAGGTTTTGGGCAAGGTGACACCCACCTGCCCTTGGTATTTGCCACCGCGGTCGCGGTAGGAGGTTTCGCAGACATCATCAGCATCCGCTTCGAAGAACAGCACCTGCGCGCAACCTTCATTGGCATAAATCTTGGCAGGCAGCGGCGTGGTGTTGGAGAACTCCAGCGTCACATAGCCTTCCCACTCCGGCTCAAACGGGGTGACGTTGACGATGATGCCGCAGCGGGCGTAGGTGGACTTGCCCAGGCAAATGGTCAGCACTTCGCGCGGGATGCGGAAATACTCTACCGTGCGCGCCAAGGCAAAGGAATTCGGCGGGATGATGCAGACGTCACCCTGAAAATCGACAAAGTTGTTGTGGTCGAAATCCTTGGGGTCCACGATGGTGCTGTTGATATTGGTGAAGATTTTGAATTCATTGGCGCAACGTATGTCATAGCCATAACTGGAGGTACCATATGACACCACACGCTGTCCGTGAACTTCTTTCACCTGGCCCGGCTCAAAGGGCTCGATCATGCCGTGTTGCTCGGCCATGCGGCGTATCCACTTGTCGGACTTGATGGACATCTGCTCCCCTTTCAATCTACTGCACGGCTTGCAGCAATGGTCTATTGTAACGTTGAACCGGCATGCTGCGCCAATGCCCCACACCGGACCCTGAAATGACAATGACAACAGGACTGAGCATCATGGACCCCGCCGCACCCGATCCTGCGCCGACTGAGCCGTCCTCATCCACAGCGCCGGTCAAGCTCAAACGTTGGCAACGTTTCTGGGAGATGCTGGGCGGGCCGGCGGGCTGGGTGCTGGCCTTCCTCAATGCGGTGCTGGTGGGCTGCGCACTGTGCTACTGGTGGCTGCTGGATGACTACACCACGGTGGACGATGCCATTCGTGCAGGCATCCTGGGCGGCAGCCTGCTGTTGCTGCCCCTGCTCGCCAGCTGGCCCCTTCCGGCCTTGCGCCCCAGCATCCGCTGGCTGGGGCTGTGTGGCTATGTGCTGTTGCTTGCCGCGCTGATTGCCTTGCTCACCGCCAGTGGCATGTTGCTGCAGCTACTCGTGCAGGTCCTGCACGTTTATCAGTGAGCAAGAGGCCCAATACGCTCAGTTCTGCTGGATGACAATCTTCGGGAATTTGGCGCTGAAATCCTGCTGCATGTCGCCCACCCGTACCGCCACCCGGCGCGCAATCTGCCGGTAGATATCCGCGATTTGCCCATCAGGCTCGGCCACCACCGTCGGCGAGCCCGCATCCGTGCTGCGGCGGATGCCCAAGTCCAGCGGCAGCTGGCCCAGCAGTTCAACCTTGTAGTCCTGCCCCATGCGCGCACCGCCCCCTTCGCCAAAGATCGGCTCAGCGTGTCCGCAGTTGGAGCAAATGTGCATGCTCATGTTTTCCACGATGCCGAGAATAGGCACATTCACTTTCTCGAACATCTTCAAGCCCTTGCGGGCATCAATCAGTGCAATGTCCTGCGGCGTGGTCACGATCACGGCACCGGTCAGCGGCACCTTCTGCGCCAGCGTCAGCTGAATGTCGCCGGTGCCGGGTGGCAGGTCCACCACCAGATAGTCCAGATTGTCCCACTGCGTTTCGTTGATCAATTGCAGCAGCGCCTGGGTGACCATCGGACCACGCCAGACCATCGGCTGCTCCGGATCAATCAGAAAACCGATGGACATGATCTGCAGGCCGTGGCCTTGCACCGGCGTCATGTGTTTGCCGTCAGGTGACTCGGGACGAACACTCTCCACCCCCAGCATGGTCGGCTGGCTGGGGCCATAGATATCCGCATCCAGCATCCCCACGCGCGCACCCTCCGCAGCCAGCGCCAGTGCCAGATTGACAGCGGTTGTCGATTTGCCGACGCCACCCTTGCCGCTGGCCACTGCAATCACATTCTTCACGCCCGGAATATGCGGCACGCCCCGCTGCGCGGCATGCGCCACAATCTCGCTGCGGATCTGCACCTGCACGGCCCCGGTGCCGGTCGCGGCCTGCACCGCCTGACGGATCTGCTCAGCAAATTGCGGGAAAAAACGCTGCCCGGGATAGGGCATGGCCAGCTCCAGCTGCACGGTATTGCCGTCCAGGTGCAGGCGTTTGACGGCTTTGCTGCTGATCAGGTCCTTGCCGGTATTGGGGTCGATCTGCTGTTGCAGTACCTCGCGTACTGCCTGTTCGCTGAATGCCATGATGCGCTTTCGTGCCGAAGTGTGCGCCCGGCAGAACAGTGCCGGGTCCATGCTTGATCTGCCGATTGTACCAAAGCCAACCGTCTGCGGCAGCCGGGAATTGCCGACAGCAGCGCGGTGATGGTTTAGAATGCGGGGTTATTGTTCCAATTACCAGCCGAAGCCCTAACATGACCACGCCTCCTTTTGCCAAACGCCAGATTCTGGTCACCAGCGCCCTGCCCTATGCCAACGGCCCGATCCACCTCGGCCACATGCTGGAGCAGATCCAGACCGACATCTGGGTGCGCTTCCAGAAAATGCGCGGGCATGAGTGCTATTACATCTGTGCGGACGACACCCACGGTGCGCCCATCATGCTGCGCGCCGAAAAGGAAGGCATCACGCCCGAAGCGCTGGTGGCACGCTCACTGGTAGAGCACCGGCAAGATTCGGCAGGCTTCCTGATCCAGCACGACAACTACTACAGCACGCACTCGGATGAAAACCGCAGCTACGCCGAAATCATCTACGCGGCGCTGAAAGCCAATGACAAGATTGCCGTACGCACCATCAACCAGCTGTTCGACCCGGAAAAGGAAATGTTCCTGCCGGACCGCTACGTCAAAGGTGAATGCCCGAAGTGTGGCGCCAAGGACCAGTATGGGGACGCCTGCGAAGTCTGCGGCACCACCTACGCCGCCACCGAACTGAAGAACCCCTACTCGGCGGTATCGGGTGCCACACCGGTACTGCGTGAATCCGAGCATTACTTCTTCCGGCTGACCGAGTGCAGCGACATGCTTCGTGACTGGACCCGTGGCGAAACCACGCTGGCGGATGGTCGTGTGCAGCCACACCTGCAGCCGGAATCGCTGAACAAGATGAATGAGTGGATCGAGGGGGGCCTGTCCGACTGGGACATCAGCCGTGATGCGCCCTACTTCGGTTTTCCGATTCCAGGCACCGACGGCAAGAAGTTCTTCTACGTCTGGCTGGATGCACCAATTGGCTACATGGCTTCGTTTCGCAACCTGTGCGACCGCATCGGGCTGGATTTCAATACCTTCTTCGGCAAAGACAGCAAAGCGGAGCTGTATCACTTTATCGGCAAGGACATTCTCTACTTCCACGCCCTGTTCTGGCCCGCCATGCTGCACTTCAGTGGCTTCCGCAAGCCTACCGGGGTGTTCGCACACGGGTTTGTCACGGTCGATGGCGCCAAGATGTCCAAGTCGCGCGGTACCTTCATCAACGCAGGGGCTTACCTCAAGCACCTGAGTCCGGAATACCTGCGCTATTACTTTGCCGCCAAACTGAACAACCGTATCGAAGACATCGACCTGAATCTGGAAGACTTCGTGGCGCGGGTGAACAGCGATCTGGTTGGCAAGTTCGTCAACATTGCCAGCCGCAGCGCCGGTTTCATCAGCAAGCGCTTTGCCGGCAAGCTGGCAGCCCAGCTGGATGACACCCGCCTACTGGAAAAACTGCAGGCCGCCAGCGAAGAAATCGCAGCCCACTACGAAGCGCGCGATTACGCCAAAGCCCTGCGCGACATCATGGCGCTGACCGACTTGGCCAACCAGTACGTGGACGAGATGAAACCGTGGGAGCTGGCCAAACTGGAAGGCGCGGATCACCAGCTGCAACAGGTCTGCAGCGTGGCGCTCAACCTGTTCCGCCTGCTCACCTTGTACCTGAAGCCGGTGCTGCCCGCGCTGACCGAAAAGGTGGAGGGCTTCCTCTGCATCAGCCCGCTGACCTGGCAGGATGCAGGCAGCTTGCTGCTGGGCCACACCATTCAGCCATACCAGCACCTGATGACCCGTATCGACAAGAAACAGGTAGACGCCATGATTGAAGACAACAAGCAGGCGCTGGCGGCGGCCGCCGAGCCAGCAGCGGCTGAACCGGCTGCCAGCGCGGTTGAGCCGATTGCCGACACTGTCGGCATTGACGATTTCAGCAAGGTGGACCTGCGCATTGCCCGTATCGTGAACGCCGAACACGTGGAAGGCGCGGCCAAGCTGCTCAAGCTGACGCTGGACATTGGCAGCGAAACCCGTACCGTGTTCTCCGGCATCAAGGCCCATTACGACCCGGTCAGCCTGATCGGCAAGCACACGGTGATGATCGCCAATCTGGCACCACGCAAGATGAAATTTGGGCTGTCGGAAGGCATGGTCCTGGCCGCCAGCGGTAGCAGCGATGACAGCGGCGTGTTCCTGCTGGAGCCGCATGAGGGCGCCTTACCTGGCATGCGTATCCGCTAATCCTGCTCGATCAGAGTTTTGGCGTGGCTTTCTGCAAAAAGCCACGCAGGCGCTCCAGCCAGATCGTCAGCTGAATGTCCTGCGCGGGTACCGGTCGATCCAGTACATAGCCCTGTATTTTGGACACCCCGATGTCCTTCAGCCGCTGCAGGACCGCCACATCCTCCACTCCCTCCGCCACCAGATCCAGGCCCAAGGTCTCCGCCAAACGTACAATGGTGCGGATGATGGCCTCACTCTGGGGTTTGTTCAGCACATCCAGCACAAACGAGCGGTCGATCTTCAGCGCATCAAAGTGAAAACGGTGCAAATAGCTGAGCGAGGAGAAGCCGGTGCCAAAATCATCGAGCACCACCTTGATGCCATTGGCCCGCAAGCGATCCAGGGTACGTGCTGCCAGATCAGGATCGGCCAGCAAGGCACTCTCGGTCAGCTCCAGCTGGATCCGTTCAGGAGGTACGTGATAACGGTGCAACAAGGCCATCACCTCATCCACCAGCTCACTGCGGGACATGCTATAGCTGGAGCAATTAACATGCACCGGCGGACAGTCGCGGGCCTCGTGACTGGCTAACCAGCGGCATACCTGCTCCAGCATGTACAAGTCGATACGCCCAATCAGGCGAGACCCTTCGGCCTCCAGCAAGAAGGCAGCGGGCGACAAAATGTTGTCAGGCCCCCTGCGCCAGCGGATCAACGCCTCCAGCGCCACTACCTGACCATTGTCCAGATCAGCGATCGGCTGATAGTACGGGATCAGCTGGCTGGTTTCCTTCAGCGCCCGCCGCAAGGCGGTCTCGGTTTCCACCTGTCCGCTGACCTTGCGCCGCAGCATGCGGCTGAACAGCACATAGCCATCGCGGCCATTGGCCTTGGCCTGATACATGGCAATATCGGCATCACGCAGCAAGTCACTGGCCGTCTGTCGATGCTGCACATCTGTGGTCACAATGCCGATACTACAGCTGGTGAAGACCGATTGCCCCATCAAGGTAAACGGGCGGTCAAACATCTCTACAATACGCTGAGCCAGTTTTTCTGCCGCCTTGGCCGGCGCATCCGGAGCCAGTACGGCGAATTCATCCCCTCCGAGCCGGGCCAGCAAATCCTCTGTGCGCAAACACTCACGCAGCCGCTGCGCGGCGGCGATGAGGAGCTGGTCGCCCGCCAGATGCCCCATGCTGTCGTTGATGACCTTGAAACGATCCAGATCAATGAACATCACGGCAAAGCGGGCCTTGCTGGCCAGCGACTGCTCAATCCGGCTCAACAGGTGACTGCGATTGGGCAGGCCGGTCAGAGTGTCGTGCAGATTGTCATAGCGCAGCCGGGCATTGACCTCGTCCAGCTCCTGCGTACGCTGCTGCACCCGGTTCTCCAGTTCCTGATAGGCCGAGTCCAGTGCCGCTGCAGCCTGACGTCTTGTCACCGCATTGGCGATATGGGCCGAGACGAAACTGAGCAGCTCCATATCGCGCGGTACATAGCAGTGCCGCGCGTCGTAGCTTTGCACGGCAAGCACCCCACATACCTGGTCACCATCCAGCAACGGTGCTCCCAGCCAGGACTGGGGTTCCTGCTCATCGAGGCGCCGCGACTTCACGGCACCTTGCTCCCGCAGGGTCATAACATCTGCCTGCGACAGCAGGATGGGCGATCCTCGCTCAATCACGCACTCAGTCAGCCCATTAGCGGGATGCCGATCTGCGGGCACCGGGTTGTCCCCGTCCACATAGTAGGGAAAACTGATCAGATCGGTTTCGCGGTCATACAAGGCCACATAGCAGTTGTCAGCATGCAGCAACTGTTGCAGCGCCTTGTGCAGCTCCGCATAGAAGTCATCCAGTCTGCCACGACGGCTGGAGATCTCGGCGATGGTCAGCAGCACGGACTGCAAATGCTCGGCGCGCTGACGCTCTTCCACTTCCAGCTGCAATTGCTGGTTCAATGATGACAACTCCACCGTCCGCGCCGCCACCTGCTCCTCCAGATTGGCGCGGTGCAGAATGCGATCCAGACCGAGCCCGATATGCTGAGCCACCGCCAAAAAGAGCGCCCGGTCTTCCGAGCTGAGCACCTGTTCGGGCAAATAGGACTGGGTCACCACGGCACCAAATACAGTGCCTTCACCATCATGCACCGGCACACCCAGCCAGTACTCCGGGGGCTGGCCAATACAGCGCAGCTCACCGGCTTGCAAAGCACGGTTCAGCTCCGCGCGCGTCAAGGACAGCACCTGCCCGCGTGACAGTACCGCCCCGGTCAGTGACACCACCTCGCCGTCTATGGACTCCCATTCATCGGGTGCCGGAATGTGGTCCACATCAACCAGATCAGCATAGTAGGGAAAGCGAATGCGCTTGTGATCGTTGTCACACAGGCTGACGAAGAAGTTCTCCACATACATCAGCTCACGAATGATCTGGTGTGTCTGCTGCAGAAAGCGGCCAGGTTCACGCTCACTGCTGGAGAGGTGCGCGATCTGAAACAAGGCACGCTGGGTACGTCGCGTGCGCCGCAACTGCTCACGCTGCAGCAGGTCGCCCAGGCGCAGGGCCACCATCTGCATGACACCATCGCCGCTTTCCACACCCGGCACCACCAGATAGCCAAGCGGCTGCTCCGCCCAGCCGGTGGTCCAACGCCCGGCATGCCGCTGCCCACACACCTCGGCCAGCTCGCGCAGGGACAAGCTTTCTGGCCACTGCGCCGGCTCCGCCGCAGCCTGACGCTGCAACCAGAAATCGCCGCAGACATACCAAGCCCAACCTTGCTCTGGTAGCACGGTTTGCAGCAGGTGCAATACTTGCTCTGCCCGGGTCAGCCGCCAGAGTTTCTCCAGCCATGCCGGGCTGTTCCATTGGCTATCCAGTTTGCGCCCCCTTGCTGTTCAGTGCATGCGCTTTATTACACCTTAGTCCAACAAGAGACAGTCATCAATGCAAGCTGCGCCTGCGGTATAATGCGCAGGTAGCAACCACCAGACAAATGTGAGGAGTCTATGGGATTTCTGGCCAACAAGCGCATCCTGATTACCGGCCTGCTGTCCAACCGGTCGATCGCCTACGGGATTGCACAAGCCATGCACCGAGAAGGCGCAGAACTCGCGTTTACGTATGTGAACGATGATCTGAAAGACCGTGTAGCCGAAATGGCCGCCGAGTTTGGCAGCAACATCCTGCTCCGCTGCGATGTGAGCAGTGATGAGGAAATTGATGCCCTGTTCGCTGGCCTGAAGCAGCACTGGGACACACTAGATGGCTTTGTCCACTCCATCGGCTTTGCGCCACGTGAAGCCCTGTCCGGTGACTACCTGGATTCGGTCAATCGCGAAGCCTTCCGCATTGCCCACGATATCAGTTC
This genomic stretch from Leeia aquatica harbors:
- a CDS encoding EamA family transporter, whose product is MERWVGYAVVSMFFAGFTSVVAKQGLQGISAELGLTVRTLFVALFILLFAAQAVPLSSWQTLHGRNLLWLGLSGVTTAISWVFYYKALKAGDVATVALIDKGSVVVAMLLAWLLLREQISVRMLLGAALIVSGLLVIARK
- a CDS encoding sensor histidine kinase, translated to MTQRWAKANLGPRKLSLRRLLLIWLLLPQLVLWVAGAWVSYNVALRYANIAIDRSLWQSSKALARQVQPLGGGLYIDFPKAAQQILEEDPDDRVYYMVSTPPGRFILGNRNLPPVPSRQSVHLNDPFFYDGKLGSLTVRVAALYLNYGSVKQPQLLLVQVAKGVVAREELAREILYATVVPLSILMGLTSVLVWSGISRGLNPLRRLRRQVENRNPQDLAPIELHSAPDEVRSLAEALNALLGAVNHSISVQRRFIGDAAHQLRTPLAGLKSQTELAMQETDPAQLRERLQRVHTSATRSIHLVNQLLTLARAEPEQEHALLRAPVELGKLLREVTAEAVPRALQAGVDLGCEVGAEAVHIAGNSALLRELLLNLIDNANRYVGQNGTVTVRLRREGDKAVVEVEDDGPGIAEADKERVFERFYRGVQTGNGCGLGLAIVQEIARRHAAEVLLQDVVPHGLRVQVRFPLEAD
- a CDS encoding response regulator transcription factor, coding for MRLFLAEDDTILADALCTGLGKHGFTVEWETDGAVAERRLLNGEFDLAILDIGLPSLDGLTLLRRVRMLKPSLPILLLTALDGLDNRVAGLDAGADDYLAKPFEFPELEARLRALMRRSHILPPSAQQFGELMLDRAAQRAWYAGTPLDLSARELAVLDILISRRDRVVTKEQIAEGLTEEPSEVGLNAIEVYIHRLRKKLEPCHVGIRTIRGLGYLLEQQGSEA
- the dcd gene encoding dCTP deaminase; this translates as MSIKSDKWIRRMAEQHGMIEPFEPGQVKEVHGQRVVSYGTSSYGYDIRCANEFKIFTNINSTIVDPKDFDHNNFVDFQGDVCIIPPNSFALARTVEYFRIPREVLTICLGKSTYARCGIIVNVTPFEPEWEGYVTLEFSNTTPLPAKIYANEGCAQVLFFEADADDVCETSYRDRGGKYQGQVGVTLPKT
- the apbC gene encoding iron-sulfur cluster carrier protein ApbC, with translation MAFSEQAVREVLQQQIDPNTGKDLISSKAVKRLHLDGNTVQLELAMPYPGQRFFPQFAEQIRQAVQAATGTGAVQVQIRSEIVAHAAQRGVPHIPGVKNVIAVASGKGGVGKSTTAVNLALALAAEGARVGMLDADIYGPSQPTMLGVESVRPESPDGKHMTPVQGHGLQIMSIGFLIDPEQPMVWRGPMVTQALLQLINETQWDNLDYLVVDLPPGTGDIQLTLAQKVPLTGAVIVTTPQDIALIDARKGLKMFEKVNVPILGIVENMSMHICSNCGHAEPIFGEGGGARMGQDYKVELLGQLPLDLGIRRSTDAGSPTVVAEPDGQIADIYRQIARRVAVRVGDMQQDFSAKFPKIVIQQN
- the metG gene encoding methionine--tRNA ligase, translated to MTTPPFAKRQILVTSALPYANGPIHLGHMLEQIQTDIWVRFQKMRGHECYYICADDTHGAPIMLRAEKEGITPEALVARSLVEHRQDSAGFLIQHDNYYSTHSDENRSYAEIIYAALKANDKIAVRTINQLFDPEKEMFLPDRYVKGECPKCGAKDQYGDACEVCGTTYAATELKNPYSAVSGATPVLRESEHYFFRLTECSDMLRDWTRGETTLADGRVQPHLQPESLNKMNEWIEGGLSDWDISRDAPYFGFPIPGTDGKKFFYVWLDAPIGYMASFRNLCDRIGLDFNTFFGKDSKAELYHFIGKDILYFHALFWPAMLHFSGFRKPTGVFAHGFVTVDGAKMSKSRGTFINAGAYLKHLSPEYLRYYFAAKLNNRIEDIDLNLEDFVARVNSDLVGKFVNIASRSAGFISKRFAGKLAAQLDDTRLLEKLQAASEEIAAHYEARDYAKALRDIMALTDLANQYVDEMKPWELAKLEGADHQLQQVCSVALNLFRLLTLYLKPVLPALTEKVEGFLCISPLTWQDAGSLLLGHTIQPYQHLMTRIDKKQVDAMIEDNKQALAAAAEPAAAEPAASAVEPIADTVGIDDFSKVDLRIARIVNAEHVEGAAKLLKLTLDIGSETRTVFSGIKAHYDPVSLIGKHTVMIANLAPRKMKFGLSEGMVLAASGSSDDSGVFLLEPHEGALPGMRIR
- a CDS encoding putative bifunctional diguanylate cyclase/phosphodiesterase; the encoded protein is MHLLQTVLPEQGWAWYVCGDFWLQRQAAAEPAQWPESLSLRELAEVCGQRHAGRWTTGWAEQPLGYLVVPGVESGDGVMQMVALRLGDLLQREQLRRTRRTQRALFQIAHLSSSEREPGRFLQQTHQIIRELMYVENFFVSLCDNDHKRIRFPYYADLVDVDHIPAPDEWESIDGEVVSLTGAVLSRGQVLSLTRAELNRALQAGELRCIGQPPEYWLGVPVHDGEGTVFGAVVTQSYLPEQVLSSEDRALFLAVAQHIGLGLDRILHRANLEEQVAARTVELSSLNQQLQLEVEERQRAEHLQSVLLTIAEISSRRGRLDDFYAELHKALQQLLHADNCYVALYDRETDLISFPYYVDGDNPVPADRHPANGLTECVIERGSPILLSQADVMTLREQGAVKSRRLDEQEPQSWLGAPLLDGDQVCGVLAVQSYDARHCYVPRDMELLSFVSAHIANAVTRRQAAAALDSAYQELENRVQQRTQELDEVNARLRYDNLHDTLTGLPNRSHLLSRIEQSLASKARFAVMFIDLDRFKVINDSMGHLAGDQLLIAAAQRLRECLRTEDLLARLGGDEFAVLAPDAPAKAAEKLAQRIVEMFDRPFTLMGQSVFTSCSIGIVTTDVQHRQTASDLLRDADIAMYQAKANGRDGYVLFSRMLRRKVSGQVETETALRRALKETSQLIPYYQPIADLDNGQVVALEALIRWRRGPDNILSPAAFLLEAEGSRLIGRIDLYMLEQVCRWLASHEARDCPPVHVNCSSYSMSRSELVDEVMALLHRYHVPPERIQLELTESALLADPDLAARTLDRLRANGIKVVLDDFGTGFSSLSYLHRFHFDALKIDRSFVLDVLNKPQSEAIIRTIVRLAETLGLDLVAEGVEDVAVLQRLKDIGVSKIQGYVLDRPVPAQDIQLTIWLERLRGFLQKATPKL